TTGCCCGATGACGCAGGTCCACTTCCCGACGCTCACCCACCCGGACTTCATCGGAAGACAGGGGCCGGTGACATGGGCGACGCGATGATGGACGTCGACTACAACGTCGGCCTGATCATGGCGGCGCTCAAACGCATGAAGCTGGACAACAACACCCTCGTGATGTGGTGCACCGACACGGCCCCGAGGACGTCGTCCGTGGCGCGGGTCGTCAGGACCCTGGCGCGGCTTCTACAACTCGGTGATGGAAGGCGGCATTCGCACCCGTGCGTGATGCGATGGGTCGGCACGATCCCGCGCGGGCAGGTGTCCAACGCGGTCTTCCATGAACTCGACATCTTTCGACCATTGCCGCGGCGGCAGGAATCAAGATGCCGGGCG
The nucleotide sequence above comes from Gemmatimonadota bacterium. Encoded proteins:
- a CDS encoding sulfatase-like hydrolase/transferase, yielding MPDDAGPLPDAHPPGLHRKTGAGDMGDAMMDVDYNVGLIMAALKRMKLDNNTLVMWCTDTAPRTSSVARVVRTLARLLQLGDGRRHSHPCVMRWVGTIPRGQVSNAVFHELDIFRPLPRRQESRCRATVRSTA